A region of Reichenbachiella carrageenanivorans DNA encodes the following proteins:
- a CDS encoding serine hydrolase domain-containing protein, producing MAKDGEIFFHKSYGYHTYDSLLPVRNSNLYDLASITKITATTLALMKLEEDGLFDLDKTMGYYFPFLAKSNKSDLTMRKILAHQSRLKNWIPYYAESQRRNGKYKRKTISTDSSSQYPYHIPGSDLFLHKDFKTDKIYKMIRKSDLYDEEGYVYSGLAFYLFPDLIERLSGVSFEKFLVENFYKPIQATSLGFDPLRKYTLDQIIPSEVDTFFRMHTLHGVVHDEGAAVMLGISGNAGLFSNSYDLAKIYQMLLNGGTYNGKRYLNQETITEFTRCQYCDQDNRRGLGFDKPLIEYDSIKTTVAKLASPNSYGHSGYTGTLVWADPDHQLLFIFLANRVYPSRTNRKIYTLNIRPRIHDLVYGLMEEENE from the coding sequence TTGGCAAAAGATGGAGAAATCTTCTTCCACAAATCATACGGATATCATACCTACGACAGCCTACTACCCGTACGCAATTCAAACCTATACGATTTAGCATCTATCACCAAAATCACGGCAACAACGTTGGCTTTGATGAAACTAGAAGAAGACGGGCTGTTTGATTTGGATAAAACCATGGGTTACTATTTCCCTTTCTTAGCCAAGTCCAACAAATCCGATCTCACGATGCGCAAGATACTAGCTCATCAATCCAGACTGAAAAACTGGATCCCATACTATGCAGAATCCCAGCGCAGAAACGGAAAATACAAAAGAAAGACCATCTCCACAGATTCTTCCAGCCAATATCCGTATCATATACCTGGCTCAGACTTGTTTCTCCACAAGGATTTCAAAACTGACAAAATATATAAAATGATCAGAAAGTCAGATTTGTACGACGAAGAAGGATATGTATATTCTGGACTGGCTTTTTATCTATTTCCTGATTTAATCGAAAGATTGTCTGGAGTGAGTTTTGAAAAATTTCTTGTTGAAAATTTCTACAAGCCTATTCAAGCCACCTCTTTAGGCTTTGACCCACTCAGAAAATATACGTTAGATCAGATTATACCATCGGAAGTAGATACTTTTTTCAGGATGCATACCTTGCACGGCGTAGTCCACGACGAAGGTGCCGCTGTCATGCTAGGCATCTCTGGCAATGCAGGGCTTTTTAGTAATTCCTACGACCTAGCCAAAATCTACCAAATGCTACTTAATGGGGGCACATACAATGGAAAAAGATACCTAAATCAAGAGACCATAACAGAATTTACCCGATGCCAATATTGCGATCAAGACAACCGCAGAGGATTGGGATTTGACAAGCCGCTCATTGAATACGACAGTATAAAAACCACAGTAGCTAAACTCGCCAGCCCAAACAGCTATGGGCATTCTGGCTATACAGGGACATTAGTTTGGGCTGACCCAGATCATCAATTACTATTCATCTTCCTGGCTAACAGAGTTTATCCTAGCCGGACTAATAGAAAGATCTACACCTTGAATATAAGACCACGGATTCACGACTTGGTATATGGTTTGATGGAGGAGGAAAATGAATGA
- the radC gene encoding RadC family protein, with translation MYSSDNLSIKQWAEEDRPREKLIIKGKAALSEAELIAILIGSGTPRISAVDLAKMILAASGNDLNQLAKLSLADLKKFNGIGEAKAIAIISALELGRRRKEMEPDKKPKIQAASDAYLFLKPHLMDLDHEQFWVIYLNRANQLLRAEMISAGGVSGTVVDAKLIFKKALEVLASQIVLAHNHPSGNLRPSEQDIRLTKKMKAAGQTLDIPVLDHIIFTDQGYFSFSEQSMMS, from the coding sequence ATGTATAGTTCAGATAATCTGTCCATTAAACAATGGGCGGAAGAAGACAGGCCTAGAGAAAAATTAATTATCAAAGGCAAAGCGGCTCTTTCAGAAGCAGAACTTATCGCTATTCTTATTGGTTCGGGTACGCCCCGTATTTCAGCCGTAGACCTAGCTAAGATGATTCTTGCAGCTAGTGGCAATGACCTTAATCAGTTGGCAAAGTTGTCCTTAGCTGATTTGAAAAAATTCAATGGTATTGGTGAAGCCAAAGCCATTGCGATCATTAGTGCCTTGGAACTGGGGCGTAGGCGTAAGGAAATGGAGCCAGACAAGAAGCCTAAAATTCAGGCTGCTTCCGATGCGTATCTTTTTCTAAAACCACACTTGATGGATTTGGATCATGAACAGTTTTGGGTCATTTACTTGAATCGAGCCAATCAGTTATTAAGGGCCGAAATGATTAGTGCAGGTGGCGTGTCGGGTACTGTCGTGGATGCCAAATTGATCTTCAAAAAAGCACTTGAAGTACTGGCAAGTCAAATTGTGTTGGCGCATAATCACCCCTCAGGAAATCTCAGGCCGAGCGAACAAGACATTCGCCTCACCAAAAAAATGAAAGCTGCAGGTCAGACCTTGGATATTCCTGTTTTGGATCACATCATTTTCACCGATCAGGGCTATTTTAGCTTTTCAGAGCAATCAATGATGTCATGA
- the arsS gene encoding arsenosugar biosynthesis radical SAM (seleno)protein ArsS (Some members of this family are selenoproteins.): MIKERKISLQGQDHKLSHTDRQISILENLAQVSFADQLEGLGQSSFKPTGIDVFQVNMGKMCNQVCKHCHVDAGPDRKEIMTRETMQLCLDALDQSDISTVDLTGGAPEMNPDFRWFVEELSSRGKHIIVRCNLTIILANKKYHDLPEFYKKNKVEVVSSLPHFSARRTDAQRGNGVFEKSIEALKMLNAVGYGLPDAELKLNLVYNPSGAFLPANQAGLEADFKRKLKEGFGIDFHELYAITNLPISRFLDYLVASENYEDYMQKLIDAFNPAAVDGVMCRNTISIGWDGYLFDCDFNQMLDLKINHGAPSHIRNFNTDLLSSREIILNNHCYGCTAGAGSSCGGTVVNEG; this comes from the coding sequence ATGATTAAGGAACGAAAGATATCCCTACAAGGCCAAGACCATAAACTGTCGCATACCGACAGACAGATAAGCATATTGGAAAATTTGGCCCAAGTCAGTTTTGCCGACCAGCTAGAAGGACTAGGCCAGTCTTCTTTCAAACCAACAGGGATTGATGTTTTTCAAGTGAATATGGGCAAAATGTGTAATCAGGTCTGCAAACATTGCCATGTAGATGCTGGCCCAGATCGCAAAGAAATCATGACGCGCGAGACCATGCAACTGTGCCTAGACGCGCTAGACCAATCCGATATCTCTACAGTAGACCTCACTGGTGGTGCCCCAGAGATGAACCCTGATTTTCGCTGGTTTGTAGAGGAGCTTTCCTCCCGAGGCAAACACATCATCGTTCGTTGCAATCTCACCATCATTCTGGCCAACAAGAAGTATCACGACTTACCGGAATTTTACAAAAAAAACAAGGTAGAAGTAGTGTCATCGCTGCCTCATTTCTCGGCTCGTCGCACAGACGCACAACGTGGCAACGGTGTGTTTGAGAAGTCCATCGAAGCATTAAAAATGCTGAATGCCGTGGGCTACGGTCTGCCAGATGCTGAGCTAAAACTCAATTTGGTTTATAATCCATCAGGAGCTTTTTTACCCGCCAACCAAGCAGGACTAGAGGCCGATTTTAAGCGAAAGCTAAAAGAAGGGTTCGGTATAGATTTTCATGAACTGTATGCCATCACAAACTTGCCCATCTCTAGATTTTTGGATTACCTAGTGGCCTCAGAAAACTATGAAGACTACATGCAAAAACTCATAGATGCCTTCAATCCTGCTGCAGTAGATGGAGTGATGTGTCGAAACACCATCTCAATCGGCTGGGACGGCTACCTATTCGATTGCGATTTCAACCAGATGCTCGACCTCAAAATCAATCATGGAGCACCTAGTCATATCCGTAACTTCAATACGGACTTATTGTCCTCAAGAGAAATCATACTCAACAATCACTGCTATGGCTGCACTGCTGGTGCTGGGTCTAGTTGTGGAGGAACGGTTGTTAATGAAGGCTAA
- the rpsT gene encoding 30S ribosomal protein S20: MANHKSALKRIRSNEAKRLRNRYQHKTTRTFVKRLKESSDKAEAQELLKKVVGMIDKLAKNNIIHKNNAANQKSKLTKLVASL, from the coding sequence ATGGCAAATCATAAATCGGCTTTAAAGAGAATTAGATCAAACGAAGCTAAAAGGCTTAGAAACAGGTATCAGCATAAAACGACTAGAACTTTCGTCAAGAGATTGAAGGAGTCTAGCGACAAAGCTGAAGCGCAAGAGCTGTTGAAAAAAGTTGTTGGCATGATTGATAAGTTGGCTAAGAACAACATTATCCATAAAAACAACGCAGCTAACCAAAAGTCAAAATTGACTAAGTTAGTAGCTTCTCTATAA
- the gatC gene encoding Asp-tRNA(Asn)/Glu-tRNA(Gln) amidotransferase subunit GatC encodes MAIDKNTVQKLAQLSRLELSEKEQEKLSTDLGDILDWVEKLEEVNTADVAPLGNVNEEPIHLRIDKSDNYFSGEEALKNAPESDQGHFIVPKVLN; translated from the coding sequence ATGGCAATAGACAAAAATACCGTTCAAAAATTGGCTCAATTATCTCGACTAGAATTGAGCGAAAAAGAGCAAGAAAAACTAAGTACCGACTTAGGCGACATTCTAGATTGGGTAGAAAAATTAGAAGAAGTCAACACGGCTGATGTAGCACCTTTGGGCAATGTAAACGAAGAGCCTATTCATCTCAGAATCGACAAATCCGACAATTATTTCTCTGGTGAAGAAGCGCTTAAAAACGCCCCAGAAAGTGATCAAGGCCATTTCATCGTACCAAAGGTACTCAACTGA
- the hutI gene encoding imidazolonepropionase, protein MKRLIGPFKEIITMSEAPLKGALAEDALGLISKGGILIEDDLIVKVGAFSDLKNEANSIDRIKGDHVLMAGLIDSHTHICFGGSRAGDYAQRVAGKTYQEILKNGGGIHDSVSKTRAASEEDLTDLVKARSKRHLEEGVTTIEVKSGYGLSVAEELKMLHAIQSANEKVPADLISTCLAAHVCPKEFDNHETYLEHIATKLFPELKTKNLTNRIDIFTEDGAFDPILSAKYLTQAKADGFDLTVHADQFTPGGTAVAISAGAVSADHLEAISDADIALLAASETVATVLPGASLGLGMHYSPARKLLDAGCCLAIATDWNPGSAPMGDLLIQTALIGSAEKLSISECIASITFRAAKALNLSDRGRIKLGQLADLIAFPVSDHREIFYQQGKIKPNKIWKRGVQVVG, encoded by the coding sequence ATGAAAAGACTGATAGGCCCCTTCAAAGAAATAATTACCATGAGCGAGGCGCCACTCAAAGGTGCACTAGCAGAAGATGCCCTCGGACTCATTAGCAAAGGCGGTATACTGATCGAAGATGATCTCATTGTCAAAGTAGGCGCATTCTCTGATCTGAAAAATGAAGCCAATAGCATAGATCGAATAAAGGGCGATCATGTACTAATGGCAGGACTGATCGACAGCCATACACATATTTGTTTTGGAGGGTCTCGGGCTGGCGATTATGCACAGCGTGTAGCTGGCAAAACCTATCAAGAGATCCTGAAAAATGGCGGGGGCATCCATGATTCGGTCAGCAAAACCAGAGCTGCCAGCGAAGAAGACCTTACTGATCTGGTAAAAGCAAGATCCAAGCGCCATTTAGAAGAAGGAGTCACAACAATCGAAGTAAAAAGTGGCTATGGCTTATCAGTAGCTGAAGAACTGAAAATGCTTCATGCCATCCAATCTGCTAACGAAAAAGTACCCGCAGACCTCATTTCCACTTGTTTGGCAGCACATGTCTGCCCTAAAGAATTCGACAATCATGAGACCTATTTAGAGCATATCGCAACCAAGCTCTTTCCTGAATTGAAAACGAAAAATCTAACAAATCGCATTGACATTTTCACCGAAGATGGTGCTTTTGACCCTATACTGTCTGCTAAATACTTAACTCAAGCCAAAGCTGATGGGTTTGACCTCACAGTACACGCAGATCAATTTACTCCTGGCGGCACAGCAGTTGCTATATCAGCAGGCGCTGTGAGCGCAGATCATCTCGAGGCTATTTCCGATGCCGACATAGCACTCCTCGCGGCATCAGAAACTGTAGCCACCGTACTGCCTGGCGCTTCGCTTGGACTGGGCATGCATTACTCCCCAGCCAGAAAGCTGCTAGATGCAGGCTGCTGTCTCGCCATAGCTACGGACTGGAACCCTGGCTCGGCCCCTATGGGAGACTTGCTCATCCAAACAGCACTTATCGGCTCAGCAGAAAAACTGTCTATTTCAGAATGTATTGCAAGCATTACTTTCCGTGCGGCTAAGGCACTAAATCTTTCAGATCGGGGGCGAATAAAGTTAGGCCAATTAGCAGACTTGATTGCCTTTCCAGTAAGCGATCATCGGGAGATTTTCTATCAACAGGGCAAAATAAAGCCTAATAAAATATGGAAACGCGGTGTACAGGTGGTAGGCTAA
- a CDS encoding OmpA family protein has translation MNIKYTFLLAFFISCNCAFAQIEVFSEQISLDSVVNSTADELNIVLSPDGQLLYFTRKNHPENAGGTKDQGDIWVSEKNSGGLWTPAYNLKAVNNTKRNSIIGFMDAGRAMVIINDQEFALSYYNNGKWSTPTSFKIPYFNSKSEELSASISADGKHFLFGMESFGNYGVEDIYIARMKADGSWTSPKNLGSTINTQNQEITPYLAADNKTLFFASNGHDGQGSFDIFMSVRLDDTWQQWSPPVNLGSQINTKGRERSFTFLLDEEYAYLSSTQNSDGYGDLKKVKIKPDITPEEVLKDTIEVIDVVEAQNIIAISGQVYDKKTGKKLIGAEVFVTTEPTEKTYQTLTNSSGEFNLTINEGSEYKIKVKAFRYLSTEAVVTDATLLNNESLTYRLEPVIEGNTVTLEHVLFEQGTPSLIQGSEKELNLVVEMMKYNPDITIFLSGHTDNQGKASLNLELSEKRVQTVSEYLISKGVDKKRISGKGYGGMKPIASNANADTRKLNRRVEFTVHKLKK, from the coding sequence ATGAATATCAAATACACGTTTCTTTTAGCCTTCTTCATTAGCTGCAATTGCGCTTTCGCCCAAATTGAAGTATTCAGTGAGCAGATCTCGCTCGATTCGGTAGTCAATAGCACTGCAGACGAACTAAATATAGTACTCAGCCCTGACGGACAATTGCTCTACTTTACACGAAAAAACCATCCTGAAAATGCTGGGGGCACAAAAGACCAAGGAGATATATGGGTCAGCGAAAAAAATAGCGGAGGTCTATGGACGCCTGCTTATAACCTCAAGGCCGTAAACAACACCAAAAGAAATAGCATCATCGGATTTATGGATGCAGGACGAGCCATGGTCATTATCAACGACCAAGAATTTGCACTATCCTATTACAACAACGGAAAATGGTCTACACCTACTTCATTCAAAATCCCATATTTCAATTCGAAATCTGAGGAGCTCAGCGCAAGCATTTCTGCCGACGGCAAGCATTTCTTATTCGGCATGGAGTCCTTTGGCAATTACGGTGTAGAGGATATCTACATTGCTCGAATGAAAGCTGATGGCTCATGGACAAGTCCTAAAAATCTAGGCTCAACGATCAATACACAAAATCAGGAAATTACCCCTTATTTAGCCGCCGACAACAAAACACTATTTTTCGCCTCCAATGGCCACGATGGACAAGGCAGCTTTGACATCTTCATGTCGGTACGCCTCGACGACACTTGGCAGCAATGGAGTCCGCCAGTAAACCTGGGTTCACAAATCAACACGAAGGGCAGAGAACGCTCTTTTACATTTTTATTGGATGAGGAATATGCCTATCTATCTAGCACCCAAAATAGTGACGGCTACGGTGATTTAAAAAAAGTAAAAATCAAACCTGACATTACACCAGAAGAGGTATTGAAAGATACTATTGAAGTGATAGATGTAGTAGAAGCACAAAACATCATAGCCATTAGTGGCCAGGTATACGATAAAAAAACAGGTAAAAAACTGATAGGAGCAGAGGTCTTTGTCACCACAGAACCTACTGAAAAAACTTACCAAACACTCACCAACTCTAGCGGAGAATTTAACCTAACTATAAATGAAGGCAGTGAATACAAAATAAAAGTAAAAGCGTTTCGATACCTCTCTACCGAAGCAGTAGTCACCGATGCCACCCTACTAAACAATGAATCCCTCACCTACCGCCTTGAACCAGTGATCGAAGGCAATACAGTAACACTCGAACATGTGCTTTTTGAGCAAGGGACTCCCTCACTTATCCAAGGGTCGGAGAAAGAGCTGAATCTAGTGGTAGAAATGATGAAATACAATCCTGATATCACTATTTTTCTATCTGGTCATACGGACAACCAAGGCAAAGCTTCACTTAATTTAGAGCTCAGCGAAAAAAGAGTACAAACCGTCAGTGAATACCTGATTTCGAAAGGCGTAGACAAGAAAAGAATCTCAGGAAAAGGATATGGAGGAATGAAACCAATTGCCAGCAATGCCAACGCAGACACTCGCAAACTCAATCGCCGAGTAGAATTTACTGTGCACAAGCTGAAAAAATAG
- a CDS encoding tetratricopeptide repeat protein — protein MNKFAFWNEWEAPFQLTFKLIAGLLLATIASFLIIHWGGLSPFYYWKITGYLENLNFPIFSNHSAFIESTVSIDLPLIFQKVFGGSKSLPLGYTYAYLIVLYVSLVGCLSIATYLKKFWYYLAMGLWILLIMLSGIGKIGIFGLYDESPIILITLLFLPASYYFNSINEEVGLGWRFLIFLGLLAVTFGLIYLGSSYHEPLLFLARFSYLPAALICAIFILIIGHEIIYGILSLTTPYVKSSTNNTTHFILLSLVYLLNLMAVYLKHIGYLDWNIYYLNSFAAFTVSAILGIWGIKSREGRYGKTLPFYPYTGLLYLALAVITFATLAYQALHANDPFIESMQFLILYSHIGFGLMFFLYIIFNFINQLKQNLPVHQFAYVEDNFPYISARLAGMIVVAALFFRANYSSFYLSVAGYYNGLADLNLALGKTDAANYYYKESTAQSQLNHHANFQLAQAEKRPAHQLAYLKNATKKQPTPYVYASLGKAYENSSQFFDAIFTYQEGLRKFPKNWALQNNLALLYNKTNVADSAIYYLKNSTPGSWEQTIVNTNLKAVSAMHGLADDSDNKDLERFDLQSNALANRLVAADTSHLAFVTQPQSPVLNLFTYSYLKNLGLYCHQNKLLQYLQIIDRYENIPENSSFRKELDLIKALNLYQAGRVSAAIEIIYQIKEVEEEESGKWNTLLGKWSLEQGAPLQASKYLEAAREVYYPKASADLAQAYYQLGDQSLALFLLSKESLSNDSINPTQAAAWGKLFEAMQQNKASWKSYSFEREKQLLATAKQTTTNKRIYYEQLGIDNPYYEEGVIAAAKYFLEEEKNEELAYRILHQGISINEYSTPLIKAYIDHCLQTGLIDFAEDTLIKLYDILPKTEYEAYEMAFKTRKENAQAHLDHNW, from the coding sequence ATGAACAAATTCGCTTTCTGGAATGAGTGGGAAGCTCCTTTCCAACTCACTTTTAAATTGATTGCAGGACTTCTTTTGGCCACAATCGCCTCCTTTTTAATCATACATTGGGGAGGTTTGAGTCCTTTCTATTACTGGAAAATCACTGGCTATTTGGAAAATCTGAATTTTCCGATTTTCTCCAATCATTCTGCATTCATAGAAAGTACAGTAAGTATCGACTTGCCTCTGATCTTTCAGAAAGTTTTTGGAGGATCAAAAAGCCTCCCCTTGGGTTACACCTATGCTTACCTTATCGTCTTATATGTGAGCCTAGTCGGCTGTCTGTCCATTGCCACCTACTTAAAAAAATTCTGGTATTACCTGGCCATGGGGCTTTGGATATTACTCATTATGCTGAGTGGCATCGGCAAAATTGGCATTTTCGGGCTATACGACGAATCCCCTATCATTCTCATCACGTTGTTGTTTTTGCCCGCATCTTATTATTTCAATTCTATCAATGAAGAGGTAGGCCTAGGCTGGAGATTTTTGATTTTCTTAGGATTGCTAGCTGTCACTTTTGGATTGATTTATCTTGGAAGCTCATACCATGAACCCCTCCTATTTTTAGCTAGATTTTCGTACCTGCCAGCAGCACTGATCTGTGCCATTTTCATCCTTATCATCGGGCACGAGATCATTTACGGAATTCTTTCGCTTACGACACCTTATGTCAAGTCGTCTACCAACAACACCACCCATTTCATCCTATTGAGCCTAGTCTACTTACTCAACCTTATGGCCGTCTACCTGAAGCATATCGGGTATTTGGACTGGAACATCTACTACCTCAATTCATTTGCTGCCTTTACTGTTTCGGCTATTTTAGGCATATGGGGAATCAAATCACGCGAAGGTAGATACGGCAAAACCTTGCCTTTTTACCCCTATACTGGACTCCTCTACTTGGCCTTAGCCGTGATCACATTCGCCACCTTGGCGTATCAAGCACTACACGCAAATGACCCATTCATAGAGTCCATGCAGTTTCTAATCTTATATAGTCACATCGGGTTTGGGTTGATGTTTTTCCTTTACATTATTTTCAATTTTATCAACCAGCTGAAACAAAACCTACCCGTACATCAATTTGCCTATGTGGAGGATAATTTCCCATATATTTCTGCAAGACTGGCGGGAATGATCGTAGTAGCCGCCTTATTTTTTCGCGCCAACTACTCTAGTTTTTATTTGAGTGTAGCAGGCTATTACAATGGACTAGCGGATTTGAATTTAGCCCTCGGCAAAACAGACGCGGCCAATTATTACTACAAGGAAAGCACGGCACAAAGCCAGCTAAATCATCATGCCAATTTTCAATTGGCGCAAGCCGAAAAACGACCAGCCCACCAATTGGCCTACCTTAAAAATGCCACTAAAAAACAACCAACTCCCTATGTATATGCCTCGCTGGGCAAAGCATACGAAAATAGCAGTCAGTTTTTTGATGCCATTTTCACCTATCAGGAAGGGCTTCGCAAATTCCCTAAAAACTGGGCGCTGCAAAACAACCTAGCACTGCTATACAACAAAACCAATGTCGCGGATTCGGCTATCTATTATCTGAAAAATAGTACTCCAGGTAGTTGGGAACAAACCATTGTAAATACCAATCTCAAAGCGGTATCTGCCATGCATGGCTTGGCAGACGACAGCGACAACAAAGATTTGGAAAGGTTCGACCTGCAAAGCAATGCCCTTGCCAATCGCTTAGTAGCTGCAGACACTAGCCATCTGGCCTTTGTAACTCAACCGCAATCTCCTGTTCTAAATCTATTTACCTATAGCTATCTCAAAAATCTTGGGCTTTATTGCCATCAAAACAAGCTACTTCAATACCTTCAAATCATCGATCGCTATGAAAATATACCTGAGAATTCGTCGTTCAGAAAAGAACTGGATCTAATCAAGGCATTGAATCTCTATCAGGCAGGCAGAGTATCTGCTGCCATTGAGATCATTTATCAAATCAAAGAAGTGGAAGAAGAGGAAAGCGGCAAATGGAACACTCTACTAGGCAAATGGTCTCTAGAGCAAGGCGCCCCTCTACAAGCCTCTAAGTACCTAGAAGCAGCCAGGGAAGTTTATTACCCAAAGGCATCAGCAGATTTGGCACAAGCCTACTACCAACTCGGTGATCAGTCTCTTGCCTTGTTTTTGCTCAGCAAAGAGAGCCTCTCCAATGACTCGATCAATCCCACACAGGCTGCCGCATGGGGCAAACTCTTTGAGGCAATGCAGCAAAACAAAGCCTCGTGGAAAAGCTATTCTTTTGAAAGAGAAAAGCAGCTTTTGGCAACAGCCAAACAAACAACTACTAACAAAAGGATATATTATGAGCAACTAGGGATAGACAATCCCTACTACGAAGAAGGTGTAATTGCTGCTGCGAAGTATTTCCTAGAGGAAGAGAAAAATGAAGAACTGGCCTACCGCATATTGCATCAAGGTATCTCCATCAATGAATATTCAACCCCACTGATCAAAGCATATATCGATCACTGTCTACAAACAGGATTAATCGATTTTGCAGAAGACACATTGATTAAACTTTATGATATTTTGCCCAAAACCGAATATGAGGCTTACGAAATGGCATTCAAAACCCGAAAAGAAAATGCCCAGGCCCATTTAGACCATAACTGGTAG
- a CDS encoding DUF1684 domain-containing protein — protein MILKNVLVLLVVSLCWACESKQPTMTYDEFITKDREETTQFMNESPDSPFASADSTIRLNYYPINEKLKVLASVEIISNGSELTLGTSAGELRVYIQYAYLKFVIEDQPQQLLVLKGDEKEDGLFLAFTDLTSDETTYGGGRYLNLNFSDKAKKVTLDFNLAYNPYCEYSATYSCPLPPVENQLPIAIEAGEKLYN, from the coding sequence ATGATATTAAAAAACGTATTAGTACTGCTTGTAGTAAGTTTATGCTGGGCTTGCGAGTCCAAGCAGCCCACAATGACCTATGACGAGTTTATTACTAAGGATAGGGAGGAAACGACACAGTTTATGAACGAATCACCTGATTCCCCTTTTGCCTCGGCAGACTCAACGATTCGATTGAATTACTACCCAATCAATGAAAAACTGAAGGTGCTAGCCTCAGTAGAAATTATCTCAAATGGTAGTGAGTTGACGTTGGGTACATCCGCCGGAGAACTCCGTGTGTATATCCAATATGCGTATTTGAAGTTTGTGATTGAAGATCAACCACAGCAACTGCTTGTGCTAAAGGGCGATGAAAAGGAGGACGGTTTGTTTTTGGCTTTTACAGATCTGACCAGTGACGAGACTACCTATGGTGGTGGTCGCTATCTCAATTTGAATTTTTCTGACAAAGCTAAAAAAGTCACTCTTGACTTTAATTTAGCATACAATCCGTATTGTGAGTACAGTGCTACCTATTCTTGTCCTTTGCCGCCAGTAGAAAATCAGTTGCCAATTGCGATAGAGGCAGGTGAGAAGCTGTATAATTGA
- the arsM gene encoding arsenosugar biosynthesis arsenite methyltransferase ArsM, translated as MNYLETTKDIYKAAALTPDVGLCCTTSPIWQLPGLSMPKIMQEMNYGCGTTVHPRDLVNNPNILYVGVGGGMELLQFAYFSRKKSGVIGVDVVDEMLEASRKNFIQAEKENDWFSSSFVELKKGDALDLPVADESIDVAAQNCLFNIFKAEELKKALQEMYRILKPHGRLVMSDPICDQAMPEHLREDEKLRALCLSGSIPMKDYIKMLTDVGFGTVEIRAKRPYRILSQNHYDVQENIIIESLEVCAIKDPMPPDGPCVFTGKAAIYYGTDEYFDDKNGHVLMQNQPLAVCDKTAEALAGLGRNDLHLTSSTFFYDGGGCC; from the coding sequence ATGAACTACCTAGAAACCACCAAAGACATATACAAAGCGGCAGCGTTAACTCCAGATGTAGGTCTCTGCTGCACTACCTCTCCAATCTGGCAACTGCCAGGGCTAAGCATGCCCAAAATCATGCAGGAAATGAACTACGGCTGTGGCACTACTGTGCACCCGAGGGATTTGGTAAACAACCCAAATATTCTATATGTAGGGGTAGGTGGAGGCATGGAGTTGTTGCAGTTTGCCTACTTCAGCAGAAAAAAATCTGGGGTCATCGGCGTAGATGTAGTAGACGAAATGCTAGAAGCCTCTCGCAAAAATTTCATACAAGCAGAAAAAGAGAATGACTGGTTTAGCAGCAGTTTTGTAGAACTCAAAAAAGGAGATGCACTTGATCTACCCGTAGCGGATGAGTCCATCGATGTGGCTGCGCAAAACTGCCTGTTCAACATATTCAAGGCTGAAGAACTCAAAAAAGCACTTCAGGAAATGTATCGGATACTAAAACCTCATGGGCGTCTGGTAATGTCTGATCCCATTTGCGATCAAGCCATGCCTGAGCACCTGAGAGAAGACGAAAAGCTACGTGCTTTATGCCTGAGCGGCTCTATTCCGATGAAAGATTATATCAAAATGCTCACCGATGTTGGTTTTGGCACTGTAGAAATTCGCGCCAAGCGCCCTTACCGAATTCTGTCGCAGAATCATTACGATGTACAAGAAAATATCATCATAGAAAGTCTGGAGGTCTGTGCCATCAAAGACCCCATGCCTCCCGACGGCCCCTGTGTATTTACTGGAAAAGCAGCTATTTACTATGGTACAGACGAATACTTTGATGACAAAAATGGACACGTACTCATGCAAAATCAGCCTTTAGCGGTGTGCGACAAAACTGCTGAGGCATTAGCAGGTTTGGGGCGCAACGATTTACATCTCACCTCCTCCACTTTCTTTTACGACGGCGGAGGATGCTGCTAA